One window of the Novipirellula artificiosorum genome contains the following:
- a CDS encoding efflux RND transporter periplasmic adaptor subunit: MKKIAQSTIVLAVLCVSAMGCKSKRDEVEVKSARPVSVLTLLETDPGRFDRYTGAVASWKTDKLGFEVAGRVEFVVEPETDILGDLSEPDAAGSISGTELARLDPTRYELSVKSAKAQITTAEKQREAAQIELDHVIPAQQEAAAAQVTLAEIEVQRNESLVAQNAGSQRDLDMVRSKFAEAQANVKQVQALREAKGAEVASIEASILELEEALREAERDLADCRLHWSVPGQVAEVHVIAGSYVERGDPVVTVQMMHPIKVEFEVSASTAQNLNHREQVRIYIPQPDGSILQQVAVIYMIDPVADPNTRTFTITLMLPNTKTQSELPAEFDSQVVARTSTIGMLIAGFGANPKSLFVKEQSLHQDDDGYYILRILNQRIGMLSQESQRVLKVEKLRVIPGELRIPILGIAVLREVEFADGVEMDPTTDMFVEEITLPAGNEEAWSGDLVFYDVQRWKLRPGDLVSIDLAGDQTQPGFYVPLDAIMERSGTHFVFVIDQSEDRSTVRKLEVTVHDPVGSLRRIEAVDDQPLEEGAKIVAAGAVFLNDGETVSVAEEVEVRR; this comes from the coding sequence GTGAAGAAGATAGCTCAATCAACGATCGTCCTTGCGGTGCTGTGCGTCTCCGCGATGGGTTGCAAGTCGAAACGAGACGAGGTTGAGGTGAAATCGGCGCGGCCGGTTTCTGTACTCACGCTGCTGGAAACGGATCCAGGGAGATTCGATCGCTATACCGGAGCGGTTGCTTCGTGGAAGACCGACAAGCTTGGTTTTGAGGTTGCCGGGAGAGTTGAATTTGTCGTCGAACCGGAAACGGATATCCTCGGCGATCTCTCGGAGCCTGACGCAGCCGGTTCCATTAGCGGAACCGAGTTGGCCCGCCTCGATCCAACCCGATATGAACTGAGTGTCAAGAGCGCCAAGGCCCAGATCACGACAGCGGAGAAGCAACGTGAAGCGGCTCAGATTGAACTCGATCACGTCATCCCCGCGCAGCAGGAAGCCGCAGCAGCCCAAGTCACTTTGGCAGAGATCGAGGTGCAACGAAATGAAAGCCTTGTTGCTCAGAACGCTGGCTCCCAACGAGACCTCGATATGGTTCGTTCCAAATTTGCGGAGGCACAAGCGAATGTGAAGCAGGTGCAGGCCCTGCGAGAAGCCAAGGGGGCCGAAGTGGCATCGATCGAGGCGTCGATTTTGGAACTAGAAGAGGCACTTCGAGAGGCGGAACGTGATCTGGCCGATTGTCGGCTCCACTGGTCGGTACCAGGCCAGGTTGCCGAGGTCCACGTCATCGCAGGAAGTTATGTTGAGCGGGGCGATCCGGTCGTTACCGTTCAAATGATGCATCCCATCAAAGTTGAATTTGAGGTTTCGGCGTCGACCGCTCAAAATTTGAACCATCGCGAACAGGTCAGAATCTACATCCCGCAACCGGACGGATCGATCCTTCAACAGGTGGCTGTGATCTACATGATCGATCCGGTCGCCGACCCCAACACGCGTACCTTCACGATCACCTTGATGTTGCCCAACACAAAAACACAAAGCGAATTGCCGGCGGAATTCGATAGCCAAGTCGTGGCACGCACCAGTACAATCGGGATGTTGATCGCAGGCTTTGGAGCGAACCCGAAATCGCTATTCGTCAAGGAGCAGAGCCTACATCAGGACGATGATGGTTATTACATCCTAAGGATCCTCAACCAGCGCATCGGCATGCTGAGCCAAGAGTCGCAGCGAGTTTTGAAAGTGGAGAAGCTGCGAGTCATTCCTGGGGAATTACGGATCCCGATCCTTGGGATCGCCGTGCTGAGGGAGGTTGAATTTGCGGACGGTGTGGAGATGGACCCGACGACCGACATGTTCGTCGAGGAAATCACTTTGCCCGCAGGGAACGAAGAAGCCTGGTCAGGGGATCTGGTCTTTTACGATGTCCAACGTTGGAAACTTCGCCCAGGGGATTTGGTTTCGATCGACTTGGCGGGCGACCAGACGCAGCCCGGTTTCTACGTACCGTTGGACGCAATCATGGAACGATCAGGCACTCATTTTGTGTTCGTCATCGACCAGAGCGAGGATCGGAGTACCGTCCGAAAATTGGAAGTGACGGTTCATGATCCGGTCGGATCGCTGCGACGGATTGAGGCCGTTGATGATCAGCCGCTGGAAGAGGGTGCCAAGATTGTCGCAGCAGGTGCCGTCTTCCTCAATGACGGTGAAACCGTGAGTGTCGCCGAGGAAGTCGAGGTGCGACGGTGA
- a CDS encoding potassium channel family protein, translated as MPHPHRNRRLQNFVTFSRYMFRYAGYIREVLAGLLLLILLCGVAISHIERLSLGEALYFSFITGLSIGYGDITPVTPLGRVLCVFVGLIGTVFTGLVVAIATRALAQATSFRWEQREHDEE; from the coding sequence ATGCCTCATCCTCATCGCAATCGTCGTCTGCAAAACTTTGTGACATTCAGTCGGTATATGTTTCGCTATGCAGGCTACATTCGCGAAGTCTTGGCAGGCTTGCTGTTGTTGATACTCCTTTGTGGCGTAGCCATTTCGCATATTGAAAGGTTGAGCTTGGGCGAAGCGCTCTACTTTTCCTTCATCACGGGATTGTCGATAGGCTATGGCGACATCACTCCGGTAACGCCATTGGGACGTGTGCTGTGCGTCTTCGTCGGACTGATTGGGACCGTGTTTACCGGTCTTGTCGTTGCAATTGCAACTCGCGCGCTTGCCCAAGCGACTTCCTTTCGTTGGGAACAACGGGAACACGACGAAGAGTAG
- a CDS encoding transporter — protein sequence MEWTNDSTISRIGSSRCRLVAVCFFVAFLTLTCRAQELQPRRWSHLPIDTNFLGGGYVFTRADIAFDPVLLLDDVESELSTIPLKYIRTFELLGKSARVDLAQAYQDGQWSGLIDGVPIRTTRHGWSDTLLRFAVNLIGTPPLAGKEFGEYRASSMSESILGVALEVQLPTGQYFNDKLINLGTNRFTFRPQLGVVHQEGPWSVEMTVSSWFYTDNEEFFNGNQLKQDPLHTVQGIIDYTFQPGLWVGTGFAYGAGGKSTVNGIQKDDPRDSLIWGLALGYPISKQIGGQLTYLSRRTQTPVGVDSDSLAAGFSVLW from the coding sequence ATGGAATGGACAAACGACTCGACGATTTCCCGCATCGGTTCCAGCCGCTGTCGGCTCGTCGCGGTCTGTTTCTTCGTGGCATTTCTGACGCTTACGTGCCGTGCTCAGGAGTTGCAGCCAAGGCGCTGGAGCCATCTGCCGATCGATACCAATTTCCTTGGTGGCGGCTATGTGTTCACTCGTGCCGATATCGCCTTCGACCCTGTCCTATTGTTGGATGACGTTGAGTCGGAGTTGAGCACGATTCCGTTGAAGTACATACGGACCTTTGAATTGTTGGGAAAATCGGCGCGAGTCGACCTGGCACAGGCTTACCAGGATGGTCAGTGGAGCGGATTGATCGATGGTGTACCGATTCGTACGACACGTCATGGTTGGTCCGATACGCTACTGCGTTTCGCAGTGAACCTAATTGGTACGCCCCCTTTGGCCGGTAAAGAATTCGGCGAGTATCGGGCCTCGTCCATGAGTGAGTCGATTCTGGGTGTGGCGCTCGAAGTACAACTTCCGACGGGACAGTACTTCAATGACAAGCTGATCAACTTGGGCACCAACCGGTTCACGTTTCGGCCTCAGTTGGGAGTAGTGCACCAGGAAGGTCCATGGTCGGTCGAAATGACCGTCTCCTCCTGGTTCTACACGGACAACGAAGAGTTCTTTAACGGGAATCAACTCAAGCAGGATCCGCTCCATACGGTCCAGGGGATTATCGACTACACTTTCCAACCGGGGCTCTGGGTTGGCACTGGATTCGCCTATGGCGCAGGCGGTAAGTCAACGGTGAACGGAATTCAAAAAGATGATCCAAGGGACTCGCTCATTTGGGGACTTGCACTTGGCTACCCCATCTCGAAGCAGATTGGTGGCCAGCTTACGTATCTGTCGCGACGAACTCAAACACCGGTTGGCGTCGATTCGGACAGCCTTGCAGCAGGATTCTCCGTTCTCTGGTAA